The Centroberyx gerrardi isolate f3 chromosome 19, fCenGer3.hap1.cur.20231027, whole genome shotgun sequence genome has a segment encoding these proteins:
- the paqr7a gene encoding progestin and adipoQ receptor family member VII, a, giving the protein MATIVMERIGRLFISLQQVRQVPRMLTEAAPSMPGTLRDSEVPCYFRERYVHGGYRPLHQNWRYYFLSLFQRHNETLNIWTHLLGFLVILVKFCQLAETVDFVRDPHSWPLFILLLSSMNYMACSVVAHMLGTKSELCHYVFFFLDYVGVAQYQYGSAVVHFYYAVEENWHKQVRGIFMPAATVLSCLSCLGCCYGKYRNHSLPAWVRKVGQVVPSAVAYAWDTSPVFQRLFSWSAASDDPALTFHFGQVAFFLSSVFFFTHPVPERWFPGYCDFVGQAHQLFHVFLVFCTLSQIQASHLDYLGRRTLYSRLHRSGEAALFVGMYVITLVVCAFIVAFMIRKVKHLLDCKHKSK; this is encoded by the coding sequence ATGGCGACGATTGTGATGGAGAGAATTGGCCGGCTGTTCATCAGCCTGCAGCAGGTCAGGCAGGTTCCCCGGATGCTGACCGAGGCGGCGCCCTCTATGCCCGGCACCTTGAGAGACAGCGAGGTCCCCTGCTACTTCAGGGAGCGCTATGTCCACGGCGGCTACCGGCCGCTACACCAGAACTGGCGCTACTACTTCCTGTCCCTGTTCCAGCGCCACAACGAGACCCTCAACATCTGGACTCACCTGCTGGGGTTTCTAGTCATCCTGGTGAAGTTCTGCCAGCTTGCCGAGACTGTGGACTTTGTCAGGGATCCTCATTCGTGGCCCCTGTTCATCCTTCTCCTGTCCTCCATGAACTACATGGCATGCAGTGTGGTAGCCCACATGCTGGGTACCAAGTCTGAGCTCTGCCACtatgtcttcttcttccttgATTATGTTGGGGTGGCACAGTATCAGTATGGCAGTGCTGTAGTTCATTTTTACTACGCTGTGGAGGAGAACTGGCATAAGCAGGTGCGGGGGATCTTCATGCccgctgccactgtcctctcctgtctgtcgTGCCTGGGCTGCTGCTATGGGAAATACCGCAACCACAGCCTCCCGGCCTGGGTGCGGAAGGTGGGCCAGGTGGTGCCCTCAGCGGTCGCCTACGCCTGGGACACCAGCCCCGTGTTCCAGAGACTGTTCTCCTGGTCCGCAGCCAGCGACGACCCGGCCCTTACCTTCCACTTCGGCCAGGttgctttcttcctctccagcGTCTTCTTCTTCACCCACCCAGTGCCAGAGCGCTGGTTCCCTGGATACTGTGACTTCGTGGGCCAGGCCCATCAGTTGTTCCACGTTTTTCTGGTGTTCTGTACCCTCAGTCAAATCCAGGCGTCCCACCTTGACTACTTGGGCCGCAGGACGCTGTACTCGCGTCTGCACAGGAGCGGTGAGGCTGCTCTCTTTGTGGGAATGTATGTTATCACTCTGGTTGTATGTGCATTCATTGTGGCCTTTATGATCAGGAAAGTTAAGCATCTACTTGACTGCAAACACAAATCCAAGTAA
- the sh3bgrl3 gene encoding SH3 domain-binding glutamic acid-rich-like protein 3, which translates to MGIKLYYTTVTASREVKSQQAEVMRILDSKSIQYELIDISVGGEVRDEMRSKSGNPTAVPPQLFNEDQYCGNYEMFSDAVEADTVEQLLKLA; encoded by the exons ATGGGAATCAAACTGTACTACACCACTGTTACTGCCTCCCGGGAG GTGAAGTCTCAACAGGCAGAGGTGATGCGAATCCTCGACAGTAAAAGCATCCAGTACGAGCTCATTGACATCTCCGTGGGCGGCGAAGTCCGCGACGAAATGAGAAGCAAGTCGGGGAACCCCACGGCCGTCCCGCCCCAGCTCTTCAACGAGGACCAGTACTGTGGG AACTACGAAATGTTTTCCGACGCGGTGGAAGCAGATACAGTGGAACAATTACTGAAACTGGCATGA